Below is a window of Bacteroidales bacterium DNA.
TCTTCAGGAAGAACGGTGCTTCCGGTCCGGGGTTTCCATCTATTATAGCTTCTGGAAGCAATGCCACCATACTTCATTACAATAAGAATAACAGGAAGATACGGGAAGGTGATCTGCTTTTGATGGACATAGGCGCCGAATACAAAATGTACACCGCAGATGTGACCCGAACCATCCCGGCTAACGGAACGTTTTCCCGGGAACAAAAGGATATTTACCGGCTGGTATTAAAAGCTTTACAGGAAGCTTCAAAAGAGCTCGTTCCCGGCAAGGGGCTTTACCTTGCCCATCATAAAGCAACAGACATCATAATCAACGGGCTGCATGAGCTGGGTCTGGTAACTGACCCCACCAGCGAATGGCAGCGGAAGCTATATACGCTTTACCCCATTAACCATTGGCTGGGATTGGATGTTCACGACGTTGGATATTACGGTGAAAATAATATTCACGACAACCGTGGCGAGATGGTAAACAAACAGGTGGAGGGCCGAATCCTACAACCGGGTATGGTACTGACGATTGAACCGGGCATATATCTGCAGGAAGACAGGCTGGAAAAACTCAACTTGCTTCTGGATGATGAAGTACCGCAAAGTGACATCAAAAGTTTCATCCGAAAGGTAAAGCCAGTATATGAGAAGTATAAAGGAATAGGAATTCGCATTGAAGATGATATACTCATCACAGAGGAAGGCAACGAAATACTGTCCGGTAAAGCTCCCAAAACCATTAAAGCCATTGAATATCTGATGAAAGATAATGGGAGAAACAATTAACAGTACCTTACCGTTCACATTCTTGCTTTTTTGGCAAAACTTGCCCGGTAAGGTACTATTTTACAGGACAAGCCTGAAAAAAAGCGCTTCGCTGAAGAAACCCATGTTAAGATAAAGTTTGAACAACATGTTGGTTCAAGTTGCACTTTAAGCGTCTAATTCCTCTCAACTTATTACCTTATTTTCTATCGATCATCCCAATCAGGAAAAATTGCGTTAATAAGG
It encodes the following:
- a CDS encoding aminopeptidase P N-terminal domain-containing protein, encoding MKHIRIIPVLIILFCVWVIDSGNLRAQEEKSYHMNQKRREQLMEEIGDGMAIMMSAPVKKRNGSVNYPYRQRSSFYYLTGFKQPHSAFIIQPGEEHEFVMFLPSKDQADNVYTVQQYGLQDAMETFNADTAYPVEMFEGFLRQQMQHHDVLIMDPEDETLLEVMDGLRASGNLADIDAIKNVNNIIHEMRLYKDSYEIRQLKKAVNTTEQAHVEAMKAVHPGMFEYEAEALVEYVFRKNGASGPGFPSIIASGSNATILHYNKNNRKIREGDLLLMDIGAEYKMYTADVTRTIPANGTFSREQKDIYRLVLKALQEASKELVPGKGLYLAHHKATDIIINGLHELGLVTDPTSEWQRKLYTLYPINHWLGLDVHDVGYYGENNIHDNRGEMVNKQVEGRILQPGMVLTIEPGIYLQEDRLEKLNLLLDDEVPQSDIKSFIRKVKPVYEKYKGIGIRIEDDILITEEGNEILSGKAPKTIKAIEYLMKDNGRNN